Proteins from a single region of Candidatus Bathyarchaeia archaeon:
- a CDS encoding APC family permease, with protein sequence MVAKKPELFAREATGLVREIGFTVGVIIILSHVIGLGWQKRAFQFAGPAPMSISDMPLGLPAMFWAFLVCGIVVLITGYAAGYVTAAMPRSGGGYVTISRVIHPFVGYIAAWLMFLAEAFSYGLIGVAVFEAITIFYNIALAPTVIEIGAAELFIGGLVIVWIFAIVALLGTKLYGRLMEVLFYIPAVITIIFFVMWIAGALNPDLVSRGVTEVMGVTPERIVQLAKNTGMTAYRTGFFDAFSLALGGAFWAYMGWYATTFVAGEVKEANKKLPMILLVAGLAVMIVYLLASSLSAIACMNVASDGQWSFYQAYAWLSYPPKAAEDAVAAAVATIPNFQSAWSTGIASMIARGMGLGWLSWLIALGGVLWVANDIPPFLLVASRTFFAMSFDRMLPEKFAYVSEKWHAPVWSIIITAVFAIPACMAEANFPKGAATYLAFAGVVGTDIFDAFFLTLFCLSCMLLPLERRDIYERAAVKHSVGTVCTLGFFATLGAAFCLYIFIKESSWIWSLFTSGADIGEVVSAIGFFGCIIVGILLYVYYMYRNTTRGIDMRTLYLNIPPE encoded by the coding sequence ATGGTTGCGAAAAAGCCTGAACTTTTTGCCAGAGAGGCAACTGGACTTGTGAGGGAGATAGGCTTCACTGTAGGTGTCATCATAATTCTAAGCCACGTCATCGGTTTAGGATGGCAGAAACGGGCATTCCAGTTTGCAGGTCCAGCGCCTATGTCAATATCAGACATGCCCTTGGGCTTACCCGCCATGTTCTGGGCGTTTCTGGTATGCGGCATAGTGGTGTTGATCACGGGGTATGCGGCGGGTTATGTAACAGCAGCCATGCCTAGATCAGGTGGAGGCTATGTCACGATTTCCCGCGTTATACACCCATTTGTGGGTTATATTGCAGCGTGGCTAATGTTCCTTGCTGAGGCCTTTTCCTATGGGCTTATAGGTGTGGCTGTTTTTGAAGCCATCACGATATTCTATAACATTGCGTTGGCTCCCACGGTTATAGAAATAGGCGCTGCGGAGCTATTCATCGGCGGGCTCGTGATAGTTTGGATTTTCGCGATAGTAGCCCTTCTTGGAACGAAGCTATATGGGCGGCTGATGGAAGTCCTATTCTATATACCGGCAGTTATAACCATCATCTTCTTTGTAATGTGGATTGCCGGGGCACTGAACCCAGACCTGGTCTCAAGAGGTGTCACCGAAGTTATGGGGGTGACGCCCGAGAGAATCGTACAGCTTGCAAAGAACACTGGCATGACTGCCTATAGAACTGGCTTTTTTGATGCTTTCTCGCTGGCTTTGGGTGGAGCCTTCTGGGCTTACATGGGATGGTACGCTACAACCTTCGTCGCCGGAGAAGTGAAGGAAGCCAACAAGAAGCTCCCAATGATTCTTCTGGTCGCTGGCTTGGCCGTTATGATCGTTTACCTGTTGGCGTCATCCCTCTCCGCCATCGCCTGCATGAATGTGGCTTCAGACGGCCAATGGAGCTTCTATCAAGCCTACGCTTGGCTTAGCTACCCACCTAAAGCTGCAGAGGACGCTGTTGCAGCTGCTGTGGCAACGATTCCAAACTTCCAGTCGGCATGGAGCACCGGAATTGCCTCGATGATCGCTAGGGGGATGGGCTTAGGATGGCTTTCATGGCTCATTGCGCTTGGAGGCGTATTATGGGTAGCCAACGACATTCCGCCCTTCCTGCTGGTGGCTTCTAGAACCTTCTTCGCCATGTCCTTTGACAGAATGTTGCCCGAAAAATTCGCCTATGTCAGCGAGAAGTGGCATGCACCCGTATGGTCCATAATAATCACGGCGGTCTTCGCCATCCCAGCATGCATGGCTGAAGCAAACTTCCCAAAGGGCGCAGCAACATATTTGGCGTTTGCAGGTGTGGTTGGAACAGATATCTTCGACGCATTCTTCTTGACGCTGTTCTGCCTATCCTGTATGCTTCTACCCCTTGAAAGAAGAGACATTTACGAGCGGGCAGCCGTCAAACACTCGGTGGGAACGGTGTGCACGCTTGGCTTCTTTGCAACGCTAGGCGCTGCCTTCTGCCTCTACATATTCATCAAGGAATCATCTTGGATCTGGTCGCTCTTCACGTCGGGTGCAGACATAGGCGAGGTGGTTAGCGCTATAGGATTCTTCGGATGCATAATTGTTGGTATACTGCTCTACGTCTACTACATGTACAGAAACACAACAAGAGGCATAGACATGCGCACACTATACCTCAACATACCGCCAGAATAG
- the proC gene encoding pyrroline-5-carboxylate reductase — protein MEKIAVIGAGVIGGAIVKSLLIKGYQGRVIATRRDAEKLKELEKLGALVTTDNKKAAKEADIIFLCIKPNDVAKVLKEISAEIENKIVISTAATIPLQFYKNLAPRAKFVRTMPNIAALVQESFTAYCCDNSLSNEEKMRVKRILDAMGVSEEVEENYMDAITALSGSGPGYISIIIEALMYAGLKVGLPRDLALYSSAQAVLGTGKLILETREHPAKIKDMVTTPGGTTIEAIFELEGSQIRQALMKAVEEATKKCEKIREKNYRYLKVGHSHSMTGVSTAVFHHGLSHFLSTTGKTLRSSCIR, from the coding sequence ATGGAGAAAATCGCCGTTATAGGCGCCGGAGTAATAGGTGGGGCAATTGTTAAAAGCCTTCTGATAAAGGGCTATCAAGGCAGGGTTATCGCCACCAGACGTGACGCTGAAAAGCTCAAGGAGCTTGAAAAGCTCGGGGCCTTGGTGACGACGGATAATAAGAAAGCTGCGAAAGAGGCTGACATAATATTTCTATGTATTAAGCCAAATGATGTGGCGAAGGTTCTAAAGGAGATAAGCGCTGAAATCGAAAACAAGATTGTAATTTCCACGGCTGCAACCATCCCCCTTCAATTTTACAAAAACCTAGCGCCAAGAGCAAAGTTTGTTAGAACCATGCCAAATATTGCGGCCTTAGTGCAGGAGTCTTTCACTGCCTACTGCTGCGACAACAGCCTAAGCAATGAGGAGAAAATGCGGGTTAAGCGGATTCTAGACGCCATGGGCGTTTCCGAGGAGGTTGAAGAAAATTACATGGACGCCATAACCGCCCTAAGTGGTAGTGGACCAGGATACATCTCCATAATTATAGAAGCCTTAATGTATGCAGGGTTAAAGGTTGGATTGCCAAGAGATCTAGCCCTATACAGCTCCGCCCAGGCAGTCCTCGGAACTGGAAAGTTGATTCTCGAAACACGAGAGCATCCTGCCAAGATAAAGGATATGGTGACCACACCGGGCGGCACGACGATCGAGGCAATTTTCGAGCTTGAGGGAAGCCAGATACGTCAAGCTTTAATGAAAGCCGTTGAGGAAGCCACCAAGAAATGCGAAAAAATTCGGGAAAAAAATTATCGGTACCTGAAGGTCGGGCACTCTCACTCTATGACTGGTGTTTCTACGGCGGTGTTCCACCATGGCTTATCCCACTTCTTATCGACAACGGGCAAAACTTTGAGAAGCTCCTGTATTCGCTGA